CTTGACACGCGGACATCCGCTGCTTGGCGCGGCGGTCGGCGACGCACAAGGCTACCTTACGCCACATCGCCGTGCGGATGACACCACTCCTCACTGGCACGGCACCTTCGTCAGCGGGCTTGCGTTGTACGGCGACGTCCAAAGCCACATTCAGCAGGGGCAGTTCGTCCCGCAGCTTCGCCTGTTTTCCGGCAAGGTATTCGAGGACGGCGGACAAGACCAAACCGAGTTCGTCGAAAAGGCGGTCGAAGAAGCTGTTCATGATCTGCATGCACAATACGGCTGCCGCGTGTTCAATCTGAGTTACGGCGACCTGAACAAGGTCTACGATGGCCGTCATGTGCGCGGGCTGGCCTATACGCTGGATCGGCTGACACGTGAGTTGGGCATTCTGTTCGTGGTACCGACGGGCAATCTGTCACCATCCCAGTTGCCTGCTGACACACGCACGCACTACCCCGACTATATGCTGGAAGACGACGCTCGCCTACTGGATCCTGCCACATCGCTCAACGCCCTGACCGTCGGCGGCTTGAGCCAGAATGAGGCCACACGCAACGCACAGCGCTATCCCTTCACGATTGAAGACCATGTGTTGGCACGGACGGGGCAACCGTTTCCATTGACTCGCAGCGGTCCGTCCATCAATGGCGCCATCAAGCCCGACTTGGTCGCGCCTGCCGGCAACATCGCCCGGCGGCGCACGGGAGGCGGCACAGACCATACTGGGCTGGGGGTGGTGTCGCTCAATGGTGGCTTTGTCTCTGGGACCGCGTTTAAGGAAGACATCGGCACCAGTTACGCCGCACCGCAGGTCGCCCACAAAGCCGCGCGGCTACTGGCGGAAATACCCGATGCCTCGCCCAACCTGCTGCGCGCACTGATCGGCGTTCATGCCCGCTGGCCGCAACCTAGCGAGACCCTGTTGAACTCCGGCAACCGTACTGAAGCCCGAGACAAGCTCTTGCGCCTCGTCGGTTACGGATGCGTGGACGATGCGGCGCTCTACCGCTCGCTGGATCACAGTGTCACGCTGCTGGCCGAAGAACGTATCGACAACGACCGACATCACTTCTTCGAACTCCCCTTGCCCGACTGTTTCTGGGCCGGCTGTCGCCGCACTCGTGAGGTAGCCGTCGCGCTTGCCTATAGCCCTGTGGTGCGCACCACGCGGCTGGACTACCGGAGAACGAAGCTCTGGTTTCATCTGGTGACGGCAGAGAGCTTAGAGGTGGTCACTCAGGCTTACCGGCGCAATCGGGAAAAAGGTATGGGTGAGCGCAACACTAGCCGCTGGTTGTGCAACGACATCCGTAAAAACGGCACGTTGCAGGTCTCTCGTTGGAGCTTCAAACAAACCCTGAACAATAACCACAAAGTGTTTATCGTGGTGACTCGACAAGACAACTCCTGGTCCGATGGGCGCGATGAAGACGAGTCCTATGCGCTTGCCGTAGTGCTTAACGATCGAGAAGAGGGCAGTGCTCAGCTTTACGTCCAAGTGCGTGCAGCGCTGCAAGCTCGTGTCCAGTTGCGTGCGCGTGCTCGTGTTTGATGCCCTGTCAAGCCAAGCTCTTGCTACTTTGAAAACAACATTCATGAACAAGCAAAAACTCGAACTCACCTGGACCGGCAAGGAAAGACGCCCCCGGCTGGAGCTATCTATATCGCCGGATGATCCGGAGCTGGCCGAAGACTGATGAACGCCGAACAGCTCCAGCAGCGCATCCGCTTGGGCGAGGACTCGACCCTGGAACTCAAGCGGTTGGCGATCAAGGACAGCGGCAAGGTGTTCGAGCCGCATCCCGATGGCCTGTCCGACGAACTGGCGGCGATGGCCAACGCCAGCGGCGGCCTGCTGGTGCTGGGCGTGGACGACCGGACGCGCGAAATCATCGGCTTGCCGCTGGAACATCTGGACCGCGCAGAGACCTGGCTGACGGCGATCTGCACCGACCGTATCCAGCCGCCGCTGGACATCGTCACCCGTCACCTGACCCTGCCCGATGCGACCGGAACCCCGGTGCCGGTCATCACCGTGGAGGTGCCGCGCAGCCTGTGGGTACACAAGAGCGCCAACGGCTATTTCCGTCGCGTCGGGCACGCCAAGCGCGAGCTGACGCCCGATGCGCTGGCCCGACTGTTTCAACAACGCAGTCAGGCCCGGCTGATCCGGTTCGAGGAGCAGACGGTGCCTGGCTGTACCCCCGACGATATCGATGCGCTACTGGTGCGCCGCTTCCTGCACCCGGACGAAGGTGAGATACCCGAGCAACTCGAACGCCTGCACCTGCTGGCCCGGCACGACGAGCAATGGGCGCCAACGGTGGCCGGCGTGCTGCTGTGCACGCTCGACCCGACGCGCTGGCTGCGCAACGCCGAGATCCTGGCCGTCGCCCATCACGGCGTGCGCAACGACCCCAATGAACAGATCGACGCCCTGGAGATCCGGGGACCGCTGGATCGGCAGATCTTCGACGCCTTGCACTTCGTGCGCCGCAACATGGTGACGGTAGCGCGCAAACGTCTGGGACGCATCGATTACCCGCAATACGCCCTGGACGCGGTCTTCGAGGCCATCGTCAACGCGGTCGCGCATCGCGACTATTCGCTTCACGGCCAGCGCATCCGTCTGTTCATGTTCAGCGACCGGCTGGAGATCCACTCGCCCGGCGCCCTGCCCAATACCCTGTCGCTGGAGTCCATGACCCGCCTGTCGGTGCCACGCAACGAAATCCTCGCCAGCCTGTTCGCGCGCTACTACCCGGTGGACGATCCGACGCTGGGCCGACGTCTGCTGATGGATCGTCGCGGTTTCGGGGTCGAGATGATCCTGCGCGAAAGCGAACGCCTCTCGGGCCGACGACCGCTGTATGAAGCCATCGGCGACCTGGAACTGTGTTTGACCATCTACGCCCAAGACTTGCCGGTGGGAGCCAGATGAAAGCGCGTCTGTTGCATGCGGTGAAGAGCCGGCTTTGATGACTCCTTCGGCTGAAGCCAGAGCCTCCCGCTCGCTTTCAAACAGACCGAGCTGGTGGCTAGTGTCGACAGCGCGTATTTGCCGGTACACTCGCTGCATTACCCTATACGCGGATGTTCTTTGCCATACAACTCACAGTGTACACCGATTGGATGCCCTTTTGCGACACCCTCTGAAAGGCGGGGCTTGGTAATTTTGGTAACATCGCGGATCGAATCGACATCCATCGAACAGGACCGACCATGCAGTGGGAAACCGTCATCGGTCTCGAGATCCACACCCAGCTCGCGACCCAGTCCAAGATCTTCTCCGGCGCGCCGACCGCCTTCGGCGCCGAACCCAACACCCAGGCCTGCGCCATCGACCTGGGGCTGCCGGGCGTGCTGCCGGTGCTCAATGTCGAGGCGGTGCGCCTCGCGGTGCGCTTCGGTAAGGCCATCGACGCCGAGATCGCGCCGCGCTCGGTGTTCGCGCGCAAGAATTACTTCTATCCCGACCTGCCCAAGGGCTATCAGATCAGTCAGTACGAGCTGCCGGTGGTCGGCAAGGGCCGGGTCGAGATCGTCCTCGACGACGGCACGGTCAAGACCATCGGCGTCACCCGCGCCCACCTGGAAGAAGACGCCGGCAAGTCGCTGCACGAGGACTTCCACGGCTTCACCGGCATCGATCTCAACCGCGCCGGTACGCCGCTGCTGGAGATCGTCTCCGAGCCGGATCTGCGCTCGCCGGCCGAGGCCGTGGCCTATGCCAAGAAGATCCACCAGATCGTGCGCTACATCGGCATCAGCGACGGCAACATGCAGGAAGGCTCCTTCCGCATGGACGCCAACGTCTCGGTGCGTCCGGTCGGGCAGAAAGAATTCGGCACCCGCGCCGAGATCAAGAACGTCAATTCCTTCCGTTTTCTGGAGAAGGCCATCGCCTTCGAGGTCGAGCGCCAGATCGATCTGATCGAGGGCGGCGGCACCGTGGTCCAGGAAACGCGGCTGTACGATGCCGTCAAGGACGAGACGCGCTCGATGCGCACCAAGGAGGAAGCCAACGACTATCGCTACTTCCCCGATCCGGATCTGCTGCCGCTGGAGATCGACGACGCCTTTCTGACCGAGGCGACCGCCGATCTGCCGGAGTTGCCGGATGCCAAGCGCGCGCGCTTCCAGTCCGAGTACGGGCTGTCGGAGTACGACGCCAATCTGCTGACCGCCAGCCGTGAGCTGGCCGATTACTACGAGACCGTGGCCCGCGCCTGCGGCGAGCCGAAGCTGGCGGCCAACTGGGTGAGCGGCGAGCTGATGGCGGCGCTCAACAAGAGCGAGTGCGAGATCGGCGCCAGTCCGGTGTCGGCGAGTGCCCTGGCCGGTCTGATCGCGCGCATCCAGGACGGCACGGTCTCGGGCAAGCTGGCCAAGCAGGTGTTCGAAGGCATGTGGAACGGCGGCGGCGAGGCCGATGCCGTGATCGAAGCCCAGGGTCTCAAGCAGATCACCGACACCGGCGCCATCGAGTCCATGATCGAGGCCATCGTCGCCGCCAACCCGGAGCAGGTCGAGCAGTACCGCGCCGGCAAGGACAAGGTGTTCGGCTTCTTCGTCGGCCAGGTGATGAAGCAGAGCGGCGGCAAGGCCAATCCGGCCCAGGTCAACGAGATCCTCAAGCGCAAGCTGGCGCCCTGAGAGCGCGGGTCGTGCGGGGCGCGATACGCGCCCCGATTTATGCTTTAGCGTATGGCTGTGGTTTAATGCCGCTTTCGACGCGCGCCGTCCTGGTGCGTCGCCTACGACCACAGTCCCGATCATGTCACAGGCTATATCCGCTCAATCCCGTTGCGCCCAGGTCGAACGTCACACGCTCGAAACCCAGATCCGCGTCAGTCTCGACCTGGACGGTCAGGGTCGAGCGTCCTTCAAGACCGGCGTGCCCTTCCTGGAGCACATGCTCGATCAGGTGGCGCGTCACGGTCTGATCGACCTCGACATCGAGGCGGTCGGCGACCGACATATCGACGATCATCACACGGTCGAGGACCTGGGCATCACGCTCGGTCAGGCGCTCGCGCGTGCGCTCGGCGACAAGCAGGGCATCCGCCGCTATGGTCATGCCTATGTGCCGCTGGACGAGGCACTCTCGCGCGTGGTGATCGATCTGTCGGGGCGACCGGGACTGGTCTATGGCGTCACCTTCACCCGCGCTCAGATCGGGGCCTTCGATGTCGATCTGTTCCAGGAGTTCTTCCAGGGACTGGTCAACCATGCCGGGATGACGCTGCACATCGACAACCTGCGCGGCGTCAACTCCCATCACCAGGCCGAGACCATCTTCAAGGCGTTCGGGCGTGCGTTGCGCATGGCCATCGAACCGGACCCGCGCATGGCCGGCATCACGCCCTCGACCAAGGGGACGCTGTAAGGCGTCACCTCTGAAGCGTTCATTCGACATCCCACAGCCATACAGCGAGAGAGCAATCCGGTGCTGCTGATTCCCGCGATCGATTTGAAGGATGGCCGCTGCGTGCGGCTGCGTCAGGGCCGCATGGACGATGAAACCATCTTCTCCGACGACCCGGTCGAGATGGCCGGACGCTGGGTCGACGCCGGCGCCCGACGGCTGCATCTGGTCGACCTCAACGGCGCCTTCGCCGGCGAGCCGGTCAATGGCGCGGCCATCCGCGGCATCGCGGCGGCCTATCCCGAGCTGCCGATCCAGGTCGGCGGCGGCATCCGCGATGAGGCGACCATCGACGCCTATCTCAAGGCCGGCGTGCGCTACTGCATCATCGGCACCCAGGCCGTGCGTGAGCCTGAGTTCGTCGCCCGCGCCTGCCGCGCCTTCCCAGGGCACATCATGGTCGGGCTCGACGCCAAGGATGGACAGGTCGCCATCAACGGCTGGGCCGAGATCACCGAACATCGGGTCGAGGATCTGGCGCGGCGCTTCGAGAACGACGGCGTGACGGCCATCGTCTATACCGACATCGGGCGCGACGGCATGTTGTCCGGCCCCAATATCGAGGCCACGCGCGCCCTGGCCGAGGCGGTGCGGATTCCGATCGTCGCCTCCGGCGGCATCACCGACATCGACGACATCCGCGCCCTGTGCGAGGCGGGCGGCATCGAGGCCGCCATCACCGGACGCGCCATCTACGAAGGGACGCTCGACTTTGCCGAAGGCCAGCGGTTGGCCGACATCCTGAGCGGTACCGAGCAATGAGCGCGAACGATGTCTGGCTCGACGCCATCGCCTGGGGACCGGACGGTCTGGTCCCGGCCATCGCTCAGGAGCGCGGGACCGGCAGCGTGCTGATGCTGGCCTGGATGAATCGCGAGGCACTGCGTCTGACGCGCGAGACAGGACACGCCGTCTACTGGTCGCGCTCGCGCGCGCGGCTGTGGCACAAGGGCGAGGAATCCGGCCACCAGCAGGTGGTCCATTCGATCCGCCTCGACTGCGATGCCGACGTGATCTTGCTTGAAGTCGAGCAGAAGGGCGGCATCGCCTGTCATACCGGGCGCCATGACTGTTTCTACCGCGAGCTGGATGCGGCCGGCGACTGGGTCGAGATCGCACCCGTGCTCAAGGATCCAAACGCCATCTATAGCGGCTCGAAGTAACCAGGTAGCCTAGTGCCATGAACGACGTACTCGACCGACTCGCCGAGGTGCTGGAGTCGCGCAAAGGCGCCGACCCGGACTCGTCCTATGTCGCCAAGCTCTACGCCAAGGGACTCGACGCCATCCTCAAGAAGGTCGGCGAAGAGGCCACCGAGACCGTGATGGCCGCCAAGGATGGCGTGCCCGACAAGCTCGTCTACGAAGTCGCCGATCTGTGGTTCCATACGCTGGTGCTGCTCGCGCAGCAGGGTCTGGGGCCGCGTCAGGTGCTCGACGAGCTGGACCGGCGCTTCGGTCTCTCGGGGCTGACGGAGAAAGCCGGCCGCCAGGGCTGAACATAGATCACCAACCATCGAGCGTCCGCTCACTCTGGGGTTCGAACCATGTCTCTCGCGATGCAGCCCGATGATCCGGGCGCCGAACAGCCGTTCATCTCGCATCTGGTCGAGTTGCGCGATCGTCTGATCCGCATGCTGATCGCCATCGGCGTGATGGTGCTGGTGCTGCTGCCCTTCGCGAACGGTCTCTATGCTTATGTGGCCGCGCCGCTCCTGGCGCAGTTGCCCGACGGCAACACCATGATCGCCACCCAGGTCGCCTCGCCCTTTCTGACGCCCTTCAAGCTGGCGCTGATCGCGGCGGTGTTCCTGTCGATGCCCTATCTGCTCTATCAGCTCTGGGCCTTCGTCGCGCCCGGTCTCTATCAGCACGAGAAGCGCCTGGCCGTCCCGCTGCTGGTCTCCAGCATCTTCCTGTTCTATCTCGGGATGCTGTTTGCCTACTACGTCGTCTTCCCGCTGGTGTTCGCCTTCATGGTCGGCACCACGCCCGATGGCGTGGCCATGATGACCGACATCTCGGCCTATCTGGACTTCGTGCTGACGCTGTTCTTCGCTTTCGGCGTCGCCTTCGAGATCCCGATCGCGACCATCCTGCTGGTGGCCATCGGCGCGGTGACGCCCGAGGGACTGGCACACAAGCGGCCCTATGTGATCGTCGGCGCCTTTGTGGTCGGCATGTTCCTGACCCCGCCGGACGTGATCTCGCAGACGCTGCTGGCGGTGCCGATGTGGCTGCTGTTCGAACTGGGAATCCTGCTGTCGCGAGTGCTGCTCAAGGGTCGGCTCGCCGAGGATTCCGACTCCGGCGAGCCGCCACCGGCCGGTTCGGCGCCGAAGCCGCTGCCCGTCACACCGAGCGCCGGCGGCGGGGCTGTCGGTCGCGAGCTGTCACCCGGCCTCGATGACCCGGATCGCTGGCGCCCCATGACCGACGCCGAGATGGAGACCGAGCTGGATCTGATCGATGCCGAGGACGCACGTCTGGCCCAAGCCGCCAAGACGAACGCGCCCCCGGTCACGCCGGCCGGGTCATCCGCCGCCGAGACGCCGGCGATGCCCGTCGATCCGGTCGAAGACAAGATCGTCCGCGCCAACCAATTGCGCGATCTCGGCAACGACTTCGCGGCGCGTCAGATGCTCTATCAGGTGCTGGAAGAGGGCGATGCGACCCAGCGTCAGGTCGCGCGCAACATCCTGAATCAGCTCGACGAACACTGACTGTGAGGTCCATCACGAAACGCGATCGAACGATTGGATTTTTTGCTTAGAAGATGGTGATATTGCTTTTGTCAATGAATCTTGTGGTATACCATCAATGGTCATCCGTAGGCCAAGAGTGAGTGTGACCGTGGGTTCAGGCTCCCAGATTCATTACAAACAGAACCGACTCAAGCAGTTGCGCGCTTTCTGCCATGCCGCGCGCACCGGCAGCGTCAGTGCTGCCGCCGAGAAGATCTTTCTCAGTCAGCCAACCGTATCGCTCCAGATCCAGGCGCTCGAACGCGAGTTCGGGACCGTGCTCTTCGAGCGCCGCAGACCCAAGATCAAGCTCACGCCCGAGGGAGATCTGCTGTTCCAGATGGCCGAGCCACTGGTCGAGGGCATGGACAAGCTCCACGAGGCCTTCGCCACCCAGGCCGGGCGCGTGGATCAGGGGGTGTTGAACATCGCCGCCGGCGAGTCGACCATCCTCTACATCCTGCCCGAGCCGATCCAGGCCTTCGTCGAGCAGTATCCGGGCATCGAACTGAAGATGCACAACGTCACCGGGCGCGATGGTCTGGCGATGCTGCGCGCCGACGAAGTGGATCTGGCGGTGGGATCGATGATGGAGATCCCGGACGACATCACGTATCGCCCCTTCGTGACCTATCAGCCGACCCTGATCACGCCGCTCGATCACCCGCTCGCCGGCAAGGAGCGGGTGACGCTGGAGGAGATCGCGCCCCATGGCCTGATCCTGCCGCCACGGCATCTGAGCACCTGGCGCATGGTTGATCTGGTGTTCAAGCAGCACAACCTGAGCTATCGCGTGACCATGGAGGCCGGCGGCTGGGAGGTGATCAAGAAATATGTCGAACTGGGTCTCGGCATCTCGATCGTCACCGACGTCTGCCTCACGGGCGAGGAAAAGCTGAGCCGCATCCCGATCGGTCAGTATTTTCCGCGACGCAGTTACGGTATCGTGCAGCGTCGTGGTAAATTCCTCTCCCCACAGACGAAGTGTTTCATCAAGACGCTCGATCGCGCCTTTGCCGATCGTCTCGTCGAACCGCCGCCGCCACCGCAGCCGCAGACCGCCGGCGACACCGAATAGGAAGACGCCCTCTTGGGCTGACGCGCCCCGGAAGGCCGCTCTGAGCCAGAACGCGCCGGTGAACACCACCCGCGCCGGATGGCTGTCCGATGTATCCGCCCCCGCATCAAGGATGTGTGTCCCGCCTGCTCTCATGGCGGGGCGGGCATCATTCGCATCTATCAACTAGCTTTATCACAACGAGACAGTCTTGCATAACATCAAGATCACCATGGACCTGACGAAACGTATCGGCCAGCGCCTGCGCTCGGCCCGGCATGAGCAGAAGCTCAGTCTCGCCGATCTGTCAGCCCGCACCAACTCATTGTCCAAGTCGCGCATCAGCAACTATGAGCAGGGCATCCGCCGCATGGGGCTGGAGGAGGCTCATGAGCTGTCCGTGGCCCTGGGCACGGTCACGCCGACCTATCTGCTGTGTCTCGACGATCGGGGACCGCTCTCGGATCGCGAGCTGGAGCTGATCGATCACTTCCGCCGCACCGACGAACGCGGACGCGAGACGCTGCTGAGTCTCGCACGATCCCAGCCGGATCACGACCCGGCCGAGGACGCGGCGCCCGAGACCCTGGACGAATCCGGGGACGCTTGAGCGGCCGAGGTCAGCAGATGCGCGGCAGTTGCTCGCCCGCGAGCCAGTCGAGCAGACGCTCCCCGCCGAAACGGGTCTGCATCTGCACGAAGCCGAGCGGATCTTCGACGACCTCACCGATGATGGCGGCTTGCGCACCCAGCGGATGGGCGCGCATGGTCGCCAGCAGGGTTTCAGCCCGATCGGCCGGACAGATCGCCACCAGCTTGCCCTCGTTGGCGACATAGGCGGGATCGAGTCCGAGCAGTTCGCAGGCGGCCGAGACCGCCTCGCGGACCGGGATGTCGGTTTCGCGGATGCGCATCCCGACCCCGGATTGCTGGGCCAGCTCGTTGAGCGTGGTCGCCAGACCGCCACGGGTCGGGTCACGCAGACAGTGGATGTCGGGCACGGCGGCGATCATGTCGGCGATCAGGCCATGCAGGGCGGCTGAGTCGGACTGGATCACCGTCTCGAAGCCGAGGTTCTCGCGCTGGGACAGGATGGCGATCCCGTGGTCGCCGATGTGGCCGTTGATCAGGATGACATCGCCCGGCCGCGCCCGGTCGCCCGAGATCGCGATACCCTCAGGTACCACGCCGATTCCGGTGGTGGTGATGAAGACCCCGTCGCCCTTGCCGCGTTCGACGACCTTGGTGTCGCCCGTCACGATGGCGACGCCTGCCTCACGCGCGGCCTGCGCCAGACTCGCGACGATGCGCGCCAGATCGGCCAGCGGGAAACCTTCCTCCAGAACGAAGCTTGCGGCCAGATGCAGCGGTCGCGCCCCGGACATCGCCACATCGTTGATGGTGCCATGCACCGCCAGTGAGCCGATGTCCCCGCCCGGAAAGAACAGCGGCGAGACCACATGGGCATCCGTGCTCATCACCAGCCGGCCGGGCGGGACGCTGAACAGCGCCTGATCGTTGCCCTGGGACAGCCATTCGTTGTCGAGCGCCTGTTTGAACAGTTCGTCGATGAGCTGAGCCATGGCGCGTCCGCCGGCGCCATGGCTCATGTCGACCCGGCCGTTTTCGAGATCCAGTCGGGCGGAAAAGCGTGATCTGGTGGTCATCAGTTTCGTCCTGAAGATGGCATGTGTGTTCGATGGCTCCAGTAGGCCGCGCACGCGCCCTCGGACGAGACCATACAGGCGCCCATCGGATTGTCCGGGGTGCAGACGGTGCCGAACAGCTTGCACTCGGTCGGCTCCTTGAGTCCGCGCAGGATGGCCGGGCACTCGCAACCCTTGATCTCGTGGCTCGTCTCGACCCTGACCGGAAAGCGGCGCTCGGCGTCCAGGTCGGCGTAGTCATCGGCGAGTGCCAGCGCACTCTCGGGCAGGAAGCCGAGTCCGCGCCACTCGAAGCTCGGGCGGGTGACGAAGACGCGGGCCATGAGTTCGAGCGCTCGGGTGTTCCCGACCTCGCCGACGGCGCGGCTGTACTGGTTCTCGACCTCACGACGACCGTCGTTGATCTGGCGCACCAGCATCAACGCCGACTGCATGACGTCGAGCGGCTCGAAACCGGCGATCACGACCGGAATGCCGAACTGGTTCGGTACGAACTCATAGGGTCGCGTACCGATCACCGTACTCACATGCGATGGCCCCAGGATGCCGTCGAGCCGCACGCCATCGGGTCCGGCCAGCGACAGGATGGCGCGCAGCGCGGGCGGCGTGAGGACGTGGTTGCACAGGAAGGACAGGTTCTTCAGCCCTTCGGCGCGTGCCTGGAGGATGGCGACCGCCGTGGGCGGGGTCGTGGTCTCGAAGCCGATGGCCATGAAGACCACCTGACGCTCGGGTTCATCGCGTGCGATCCGCAGCACGTCCTGGGTCGAATAGATCATGCGCACGTCGGCGCCGGCCGCCTTGGCCTTGAGCAGCGTCTGACGACCGCTCGCCGGCACCCGCATCAGATCGCCATAGGTGCAGAGCGTCACGCCATGCTCGCGCGTCATGGCCATGGCCTGATCGAGCCGTGCCATCGGCAGCACGCACACCGGACAGCCCGGACCATGGACGAAGCGCAGATTGGGCGGCATCAACTGCTGGACGCCATAGCGGAAGATGGCGTGCGTGTGTCCGCCGCAGAACTCCATCAAGCGGTATTGGCGCGCCGGATCGACCTCGGCGGCGATGGCGGCAGCCAGTTGGCGTGCCAGCCGTTGGTCGCGGAATTCGTCGATGTATTTCATGCCGGCTTGGCGACCGCGTCAGCGTTACCCATCTCTTCGTCGAGCAGTCGCGTCATCTCGGCCATGAGCTTCAGCGTCTCCTGGGCCTCCTCCTCGCTGATCCGGTTGAGCGCATAGCCGACGTGCACCAGCACATAGTCGCCGACCTCCACCTCCGGAACCAGCGCGATCGAGACCTCGCGCGACACTCCGCCCAGATCGACCACAGCCGTGTCGATGGCCGGATCGATGCGAGTGACATGGGTGACGCGAGCCGGAATGGCGAGACACATGATGGACTCCTGGAACACTGTGGGCCTTGGGTCTGGCATTGGACTACGATCCAGACGCCGACTCAAGCCAAGACATGGCACCGGCCAGGCTGTATTCGCGCACAGTCAGGCGGGTTTTCCTTGGCGTCCCGGCCGTCTTTGCGGTTCAATCCACGCTTTTCGCCCGGAACGACACTAGCATGCTCACTCCCGAACAACTCGCCGGTCTGCGCCGCGACATCCAGTTCTCGGCCCAACTCGGCGGCCGTACCCTCGAATTCCGCAGTACCTGGGGCCTGTTCTCGCCGCGCGAGATCGACGAGGGCACGCGCCTGCTCCTCGACCATCTGCACATCGAGCCGGGCGACGACTGTCTGGATCTCGGCTGCGGCTATGGCCCGATCGGTCTGACCCTGGCGGCGCTGGCACCCCTGGGCCGAACGCTCCTGGTCGACAAGGATTTCGTCGCCGTCGACTATGCCAACCGCAACGCCCGGCTCAACCGCCTCGACAATGCCGAGGCGCGTCTGAGCAACGGCTTCGACCAGATCGAGCCGGAACGTCGCTTCGACCTGATCGCCAGCAATGTCCCGGCCAAGGTCGGCAAGGAACTGCTGGCACTCCTGCTGCACGACGCCCACGCCCGCCTGCGCCCCGGCGGTCGGCTCTATCTGGTCACGATCAACGGACTGCGCCAGTACATGAAGCGCAATCTCAACGAGGTCTTCGGCAACTACGACAAGCTCAAGCAGGGCGCGCACTACACCGTGGCCCTGGCACGGCGCAGCTAAAAAAAGGCCGCGACGGCCGGGTGTGCGGCGGTCGCGGCCCAAGGGCTTGCTGCTCGGTGCGCCCCCGATCCCTGGAGCGTTCATTGGAGTTTTTTTCAGTAAATCATAATACACTAAATTACTGAATATTCGGCGCGCGATTCCGACCGTCCGCCGCGCGGCGGGCGCGAGAGTTGACGACCTGAGTCGTCATGCCTACATTCGGGACATCGTTCAACCCTGTCGATGGAGCACTCACCCATGCTGCAACCCGGCGATCGCGCCCCGGATTTCGCCCTGCCCAACGCCGATATGGAGCCGGTGAGTCTCGCCTCGCTCAAGGGGCGGCGTCATGGCGTGATCTATTTCTATCCCAAGGACGACACGCCCGGTTGCACCATGGAAGCGC
The sequence above is drawn from the Allochromatium vinosum DSM 180 genome and encodes:
- a CDS encoding phosphoribosyl-ATP diphosphatase, whose translation is MNDVLDRLAEVLESRKGADPDSSYVAKLYAKGLDAILKKVGEEATETVMAAKDGVPDKLVYEVADLWFHTLVLLAQQGLGPRQVLDELDRRFGLSGLTEKAGRQG
- the tatC gene encoding twin-arginine translocase subunit TatC produces the protein MSLAMQPDDPGAEQPFISHLVELRDRLIRMLIAIGVMVLVLLPFANGLYAYVAAPLLAQLPDGNTMIATQVASPFLTPFKLALIAAVFLSMPYLLYQLWAFVAPGLYQHEKRLAVPLLVSSIFLFYLGMLFAYYVVFPLVFAFMVGTTPDGVAMMTDISAYLDFVLTLFFAFGVAFEIPIATILLVAIGAVTPEGLAHKRPYVIVGAFVVGMFLTPPDVISQTLLAVPMWLLFELGILLSRVLLKGRLAEDSDSGEPPPAGSAPKPLPVTPSAGGGAVGRELSPGLDDPDRWRPMTDAEMETELDLIDAEDARLAQAAKTNAPPVTPAGSSAAETPAMPVDPVEDKIVRANQLRDLGNDFAARQMLYQVLEEGDATQRQVARNILNQLDEH
- a CDS encoding LysR family transcriptional regulator, coding for MGSGSQIHYKQNRLKQLRAFCHAARTGSVSAAAEKIFLSQPTVSLQIQALEREFGTVLFERRRPKIKLTPEGDLLFQMAEPLVEGMDKLHEAFATQAGRVDQGVLNIAAGESTILYILPEPIQAFVEQYPGIELKMHNVTGRDGLAMLRADEVDLAVGSMMEIPDDITYRPFVTYQPTLITPLDHPLAGKERVTLEEIAPHGLILPPRHLSTWRMVDLVFKQHNLSYRVTMEAGGWEVIKKYVELGLGISIVTDVCLTGEEKLSRIPIGQYFPRRSYGIVQRRGKFLSPQTKCFIKTLDRAFADRLVEPPPPPQPQTAGDTE
- a CDS encoding helix-turn-helix domain-containing protein, with the translated sequence MDLTKRIGQRLRSARHEQKLSLADLSARTNSLSKSRISNYEQGIRRMGLEEAHELSVALGTVTPTYLLCLDDRGPLSDRELELIDHFRRTDERGRETLLSLARSQPDHDPAEDAAPETLDESGDA
- the hypE gene encoding hydrogenase expression/formation protein HypE, encoding MTTRSRFSARLDLENGRVDMSHGAGGRAMAQLIDELFKQALDNEWLSQGNDQALFSVPPGRLVMSTDAHVVSPLFFPGGDIGSLAVHGTINDVAMSGARPLHLAASFVLEEGFPLADLARIVASLAQAAREAGVAIVTGDTKVVERGKGDGVFITTTGIGVVPEGIAISGDRARPGDVILINGHIGDHGIAILSQRENLGFETVIQSDSAALHGLIADMIAAVPDIHCLRDPTRGGLATTLNELAQQSGVGMRIRETDIPVREAVSAACELLGLDPAYVANEGKLVAICPADRAETLLATMRAHPLGAQAAIIGEVVEDPLGFVQMQTRFGGERLLDWLAGEQLPRIC
- the hypD gene encoding hydrogenase formation protein HypD, which codes for MKYIDEFRDQRLARQLAAAIAAEVDPARQYRLMEFCGGHTHAIFRYGVQQLMPPNLRFVHGPGCPVCVLPMARLDQAMAMTREHGVTLCTYGDLMRVPASGRQTLLKAKAAGADVRMIYSTQDVLRIARDEPERQVVFMAIGFETTTPPTAVAILQARAEGLKNLSFLCNHVLTPPALRAILSLAGPDGVRLDGILGPSHVSTVIGTRPYEFVPNQFGIPVVIAGFEPLDVMQSALMLVRQINDGRREVENQYSRAVGEVGNTRALELMARVFVTRPSFEWRGLGFLPESALALADDYADLDAERRFPVRVETSHEIKGCECPAILRGLKEPTECKLFGTVCTPDNPMGACMVSSEGACAAYWSHRTHMPSSGRN
- a CDS encoding HypC/HybG/HupF family hydrogenase formation chaperone, producing MCLAIPARVTHVTRIDPAIDTAVVDLGGVSREVSIALVPEVEVGDYVLVHVGYALNRISEEEAQETLKLMAEMTRLLDEEMGNADAVAKPA
- a CDS encoding class I SAM-dependent methyltransferase, with product MLTPEQLAGLRRDIQFSAQLGGRTLEFRSTWGLFSPREIDEGTRLLLDHLHIEPGDDCLDLGCGYGPIGLTLAALAPLGRTLLVDKDFVAVDYANRNARLNRLDNAEARLSNGFDQIEPERRFDLIASNVPAKVGKELLALLLHDAHARLRPGGRLYLVTINGLRQYMKRNLNEVFGNYDKLKQGAHYTVALARRS